A genomic stretch from Bos javanicus breed banteng chromosome 3, ARS-OSU_banteng_1.0, whole genome shotgun sequence includes:
- the LOC133245282 gene encoding protein S100-A7-like translates to MSGFQLEQAITDLINLFHKYSGSDDTIEKEDLLRLMKEKFPNFLGACEKRGRQYLSDIFEKKDKNKDKKIDFSEFLSLLADIATDYHNHSHGAQLCSGGNQ, encoded by the exons ATGAGCGGCTTTCAGCTTGAGCAGGCCATTACAGACTTGATCAACCTGTTTCACAAATACTCGGGATCCGATGACACCATCGAGAAGGAGGACCTGCTGCGGCTGATGAAGGAGAAGTTCCCCAACTTCCTCGGTGCCTGT GAGAAAAGGGGCAGACAATACTTGTCCGATATCTTTGAGAAAAAGGACAAGAATAAGGACAAGAAGATTGACTTTTCTGAGTTCCTGTCCTTGCTGGCGGACATAGCCACAGACTACCACAACCACAGCCACGGAGCACAGCTCTGTTCTGGGGGaaatcagtga